From a single Porites lutea chromosome 10, jaPorLute2.1, whole genome shotgun sequence genomic region:
- the LOC140950579 gene encoding uncharacterized protein encodes MENMMNVENFDLLQKVETFNNLFHGFPAVFPRMSDLALLNGMFHAAKQPLVPEGTPVPGFERPTLHQMPSQDIASALEYTEGRSFMEDLNEAPETIEELFNGRSHLSFDQSDMDNFPDLSVFDQLQEEHSFHEQYPLALLNLKEETKSPMSSCDSVYSYSSASPPHSPAISDISSQAYSTDEGIQSDFSDVEELLSPVASPLSTYNETEKQQIVVKTEPSDVTTTKTQRRKRGPKPPVKYRGDGPIQLWQFLLELLIDLSCGNLIKWTQDEDYEFKILQPTTVAKMWGKKKNKPTMNYEKLSRGLRYYYGKNVIEKVHGKRYVYQFMCDIKGILGYDPMVKCEEDSGAEDVVCGEPVMSPEVEDLLVSSSVGDGFYAGPLDFSALCGY; translated from the exons atgGAAAACATGATGAACGTTGAAAATTTTGATTTGCTACAGAAAGTGGAG ACCTTCAACAATCTCTTCCATGGTTTCCCGGCTGTTTTCCCTAGGATGAGCGATCTTGCGCTGTTGAACGGGATGTTTCATGCGGCAAAGCAGCCATTAGTACCCGAAGGGACTCCTGTTCCTGGTTTTGAACGCCCAACACTTCACCAAATGCCGTCTCAAGACATTGCatcag CTCTAGAATACACAGAGGGACGATCATTCATGGAAGATCTAAATGAAGCTCCAGAAACTATTGAAGAATTGTTTAATGGCAGGTCTCATCTCAGCTTTGATCAGAGCG ATATGGATAACTTTCCCGACCTATCTGTGTTTGATCAACTTCAAGAAGAGCATTCATTCCATGAACAGTACCCTTTGGCCCTACTGAACTTGAAGGAAGAAACAAAATCTCCCATGTCTTCTTGTGACTCTGTGTACAGTTATTCATCTGCAAGCCCTCCTCACAGCCCAGCTATCAGTGACATTAGTTCTCAAGCTTATAGCACAGATGAAGGAATTCAGAGTGACTTCAGTGATGTTGAAG aattgCTTAGCCCAGTTGCTTCACCACTGTCTACATACAACGAAACAGAGAAGCAGCAAATAGTTGTGAAAACCGAACCAAGTGATGTCACAACCACCAAGACACAAAGAAGGAAGAGAGGACCCAAACCACCTGTGAAATATCGAG GTGATGGTCCGATCCAGCTATGGCAGTTTCTGTTGGAGCTGTTAATTGATCTAAGCTGTGGAAATCTGATCAAGTGGACCCAAGATGAGGACTATGAGTTTAAGATCCTTCAGCCCACCACAGTTGCAAAGATGtggggaaagaaaaagaataagcCTACTATGAACTATGAGAAGCTGAGCCGTGGCCTGAGGTACTATTATGGCAAGAATGTCATTGAGAAAGTACATGGCAAAAGATATGTTTACCAGTTCATGTGCGATATCAAAGGCATCCTTGGCTATGACCCGATGGTGAAGTGTGAAGAAGATTCTGGTGCAGAAGATGTGGTGTGTGGTGAACCAGTAATGTCGCCTGAAGTTGAAGACCTACTTGTTTCGTCTTCAGTTGGAGATGGCTTTTATGCAGGGCCACTTGATTTCAGTGCGCTTTGTGGTTACTAG
- the LOC140950580 gene encoding uncharacterized protein isoform X2 — MASPNNRTTSVQLEIANIHDYLKGIVDFAQYHRRKALCQTLNTNKECQAIHTQFSRIFSQTMTASEALTIGHNSEHDVSSRVKVTSQLTWQRRTTSPAESMSSIDSAYMSSPPSPGLDNGFIDNVYDDLNEGFESMSSASGSPSSSVDYNQEFSAREVRLGSKKKSPKRATSTVDESNPKPKKKRNRGPKPRIMYEGNGPMQLWQLILKLLVSPPSSELESGLVEWTREQKYGFRILQPKKLAELWGKVKKKPAMNFEKLARGLRYYYGKSMLEKVPGRENTYQFVWDISEILGYDPSDGIPAVAPSKSGLPVLGQSSGVTVPDPVDVPETTTVPDVLLAESLLDNNFPDLSIKNGVPVGPECFFQPVCPMPPTYSTPLPTPWYGGLPVLDSLFEDPRCGVPVPDPVFVPVSNQAIGFPVDFLTPQVVPSAQSDFTWFPETDVKSSFYEAL; from the exons ATGGCGTCCCCAAATAATCGAACAACATCGGTTCAGCTAGAAATAGCTAAT ATTCATGACTACCTGAAAGGAATCGTGGACTTCGCTCAGTACCATCGACGTAAAGCATTATGCCAGACGCTAAATACTAACAAGGAGTGTCAAGCAATACACACTCAGTTCAGTAGAATATTTTCACAGACGATGACGGCAAGCGAAGCGTTAACCATTGGTCACAACTCAGAACACG aCGTCTCAAGTCGTGTTAAGGTTACATCTCAGTTGACTTGGCAAAGACGGACGACATCGCCGGCGGAATCAATGTCATCAATTGATTCGGCTTACATGTCTTCCCCGCCATCTCCAGGACTGGACAATGGCTTCATTGACAACGTCTATGATGACCTCAATG AAGGCTTTGAAAGCATGAGCAGTGCTTCAGGATCTCCAAGTTCCTCCGTGGACTATAATCAAGAGTTCTCCGCGAGAGAAGTTCGGCTTGGAAGCAAGAAAAAAAGCCCCAAAAGAG cAACAAGTACGGTGGATGAATCTAATCCCAAGCCAAAGAAGAAACGAAACCGAGGTCCCAAGCCCAGAATTATGTATGAAG gTAATGGTCCAATGCAGCTATGGCAGCTGATTCTTAAGCTTCTCGTATCACCTCCCAGTTCTGAGCTTGAATCAGGCCTTGTTGAATGGACAAGAGAGCAGAAATATGGCTTCAGAATTCTCCAGCCAAAAAAGCTGGCAGAGTTGTGGGGGAAAGTAAAAAAGAAGCCAGCCATGAACTTTGAGAAACTCGCTCGTGGCTTGCGATATTATTACGGCAAGTCAATGTTGGAGAAGGTTCCTGGTCGAGAAAATACCTACCAGTTTGTTTGGGACATTTCTGAAATCCTCGGTTACGATCCCTCTGATGGAATCCCCGCCGTTGCACCTTCGAAAAGTGGGCTACCTGTGCTTGGCCAGAGTAGTGGTGTGACTGTTCCAGACCCAGTCGATGTTCCCGAGACGACGACTGTTCCCGACGTTCTTTTAGCTGAATCTTTACTAGACAATAACTTCCCTGATTTAAGTATAAAGAATGGCGTTCCAGTTGGCCCAGAGTGTTTCTTTCAACCAGTGTGTCCGATGCCTCCAACATATAGCACTCCTCTTCCTACTCCATGGTATGGTGGGCTTCCTGTTCTCGACTCATTATTCGAGGATCCACGGTGTGGTGTTCCTGTTCCCGACCCAGTCTTCGTTCCTGTTTCCAATCAAGCGATTGGTTTTCCAGTCGATTTCCTAACCCCTCAAGTTGTCCCCAGTGCCCAATCAGATTTCACGTGGTTCCCTGAAACTGATGTCAAGAGTAGCTTCTATGAAGCGTTATAA
- the LOC140950124 gene encoding uncharacterized protein isoform X2, producing the protein MTESGNELVPEEGLQGNVAVPEGGPQRNLSVQLQCRASSSAEEVRKLLEEKLNRHLDGYTLVFNNSELTTVQDILKVQSLVEQDCDQILTVIINDENFRIEITSIQDPMEEMLPLPAEESEVKTNSTEVMSPPALTDEPPKKRRRSSGSGTAKGASSSKSSLPAPGSQQVAVITESSSQGQQISVIKNGFESSASKDDSTLMDITQSPSGFSLKGLAGITSEQQTVILNASPQNSPGEVKSPTAADVVSGDDEEKSKSMDGKPTPGNRSGNNGQIQLWQFLLELLTDKSSRHLIMWVGENGEFKLNDPEQVAQQWGRRKNKPAMNYEKLSRALRYYYDGDMIHKVHGKRFVYKFVCDLKNLLGYSAGELSRLVLEAEETANELEPGTNGGH; encoded by the exons ATGACAGAATCTGGGAATGAATTGGTCCCTGAGGAAGGCCTTCAAGGGAACGTTGCTGTACCAGAGGGGGGTCCCCAGAGAAACTTATCGGTACAGTTACAGTGTCGTGCATCAAGTTCAGCTGAGGAAGTGAGAAAGCTTTTAGAAGAGAAACTAAACAGACATCTGGATGGTTATACACTGGTGTTTAATAACTCTGAG CTGACAACTGTCCAGGATATTTTAAAGGTTCAGAGTCTTGTAGAGCAAGATTGTGATCAAATACTTACTGTTATCATCAATG ATGAGAATTTCAGGATAGAAATTACAAGTATTCAGGATCCCATGGAAG AAATGCTGCCATTGCCAGCTGAGGAGTCTGAAGTCAAAACAAACAGCACTGAAGTCATGTCACCACCAGCTCTTACAGATGAACCACCCAAAAAGAGACGAAGATCTTCAGGATCAGGCACTGCTAAAG GTGCCAGCAGCAGTAAGTCTTCTTTACCAGCTCCAGGATCCCAACAAGTGGCAGTTATCACTGAAA GTAGCTCTCAAGGACAGCAGATTTCTGTGATAAAAAATG GTTTTGAAAGTTCTGCTTCAAAAGATGACTCGACTCTGATGGACATAACTCAGTCTCCCTCAGGATTCTCCTTAAAAG GTTTGGCTGGTATAACATCTGAACAGCAAACAGTAATTCTGAATGCATCCCCACAGAACAGTCCTGGAGAAGTGAAGTCTCCTACTGCTGCTG ATGTTGTTAGTGGGGACGATGAAGAGAAGAGCAAGAGTATGGATGGAAAACCGACTCCTGGAAATAGATCAG GTAACAATGGCCAAATCCAGTTATGGCAGTTTTTGTTGGAGTTATTAACAGACAAAAGCAGTCGTCACCTAATAATGTGGGTGGGAGAGAATGGTGAATTTAAACTTAATGATCCAGAACAAGTGGCTCAGCAATggggaagaaggaaaaacaaacctGCTATGAATTACGAGAAGCTGAGCAGAGCACTGAGATATTACTATGATGGTGACATGATACACAAAGTGCATGGAAAGAG GTTTGTGTACAAGTTTGTGTGTGACCTGAAAAACTTGTTGGGATACAGTGCAGGCGAACTTAGTAGACTTGTGTTGGAAGCGGAGGAAACAGCCAATGAACTGGAGCCTGGGACCAATGGTGGACATTAG
- the LOC140950124 gene encoding uncharacterized protein isoform X1, with protein MTESGNELVPEEGLQGNVAVPEGGPQRNLSVQLQCRASSSAEEVRKLLEEKLNRHLDGYTLVFNNSELTTVQDILKVQSLVEQDCDQILTVIINDENFRIEITSIQDPMEVEMLPLPAEESEVKTNSTEVMSPPALTDEPPKKRRRSSGSGTAKGASSSKSSLPAPGSQQVAVITESSSQGQQISVIKNGFESSASKDDSTLMDITQSPSGFSLKGLAGITSEQQTVILNASPQNSPGEVKSPTAADVVSGDDEEKSKSMDGKPTPGNRSGNNGQIQLWQFLLELLTDKSSRHLIMWVGENGEFKLNDPEQVAQQWGRRKNKPAMNYEKLSRALRYYYDGDMIHKVHGKRFVYKFVCDLKNLLGYSAGELSRLVLEAEETANELEPGTNGGH; from the exons ATGACAGAATCTGGGAATGAATTGGTCCCTGAGGAAGGCCTTCAAGGGAACGTTGCTGTACCAGAGGGGGGTCCCCAGAGAAACTTATCGGTACAGTTACAGTGTCGTGCATCAAGTTCAGCTGAGGAAGTGAGAAAGCTTTTAGAAGAGAAACTAAACAGACATCTGGATGGTTATACACTGGTGTTTAATAACTCTGAG CTGACAACTGTCCAGGATATTTTAAAGGTTCAGAGTCTTGTAGAGCAAGATTGTGATCAAATACTTACTGTTATCATCAATG ATGAGAATTTCAGGATAGAAATTACAAGTATTCAGGATCCCATGGAAG TAGAAATGCTGCCATTGCCAGCTGAGGAGTCTGAAGTCAAAACAAACAGCACTGAAGTCATGTCACCACCAGCTCTTACAGATGAACCACCCAAAAAGAGACGAAGATCTTCAGGATCAGGCACTGCTAAAG GTGCCAGCAGCAGTAAGTCTTCTTTACCAGCTCCAGGATCCCAACAAGTGGCAGTTATCACTGAAA GTAGCTCTCAAGGACAGCAGATTTCTGTGATAAAAAATG GTTTTGAAAGTTCTGCTTCAAAAGATGACTCGACTCTGATGGACATAACTCAGTCTCCCTCAGGATTCTCCTTAAAAG GTTTGGCTGGTATAACATCTGAACAGCAAACAGTAATTCTGAATGCATCCCCACAGAACAGTCCTGGAGAAGTGAAGTCTCCTACTGCTGCTG ATGTTGTTAGTGGGGACGATGAAGAGAAGAGCAAGAGTATGGATGGAAAACCGACTCCTGGAAATAGATCAG GTAACAATGGCCAAATCCAGTTATGGCAGTTTTTGTTGGAGTTATTAACAGACAAAAGCAGTCGTCACCTAATAATGTGGGTGGGAGAGAATGGTGAATTTAAACTTAATGATCCAGAACAAGTGGCTCAGCAATggggaagaaggaaaaacaaacctGCTATGAATTACGAGAAGCTGAGCAGAGCACTGAGATATTACTATGATGGTGACATGATACACAAAGTGCATGGAAAGAG GTTTGTGTACAAGTTTGTGTGTGACCTGAAAAACTTGTTGGGATACAGTGCAGGCGAACTTAGTAGACTTGTGTTGGAAGCGGAGGAAACAGCCAATGAACTGGAGCCTGGGACCAATGGTGGACATTAG
- the LOC140950124 gene encoding uncharacterized protein isoform X3, translating to MTESGNELVPEEGLQGNVAVPEGGPQRNLSVQLQCRASSSAEEVRKLLEEKLNRHLDGYTLVFNNSELTTVQDILKVQSLVEQDCDQILTVIINDENFRIEITSIQDPMEVEMLPLPAEESEVKTNSTEVMSPPALTDEPPKKRRRSSGSGTAKGASSSKSSLPAPGSQQVAVITESFESSASKDDSTLMDITQSPSGFSLKGLAGITSEQQTVILNASPQNSPGEVKSPTAADVVSGDDEEKSKSMDGKPTPGNRSGNNGQIQLWQFLLELLTDKSSRHLIMWVGENGEFKLNDPEQVAQQWGRRKNKPAMNYEKLSRALRYYYDGDMIHKVHGKRFVYKFVCDLKNLLGYSAGELSRLVLEAEETANELEPGTNGGH from the exons ATGACAGAATCTGGGAATGAATTGGTCCCTGAGGAAGGCCTTCAAGGGAACGTTGCTGTACCAGAGGGGGGTCCCCAGAGAAACTTATCGGTACAGTTACAGTGTCGTGCATCAAGTTCAGCTGAGGAAGTGAGAAAGCTTTTAGAAGAGAAACTAAACAGACATCTGGATGGTTATACACTGGTGTTTAATAACTCTGAG CTGACAACTGTCCAGGATATTTTAAAGGTTCAGAGTCTTGTAGAGCAAGATTGTGATCAAATACTTACTGTTATCATCAATG ATGAGAATTTCAGGATAGAAATTACAAGTATTCAGGATCCCATGGAAG TAGAAATGCTGCCATTGCCAGCTGAGGAGTCTGAAGTCAAAACAAACAGCACTGAAGTCATGTCACCACCAGCTCTTACAGATGAACCACCCAAAAAGAGACGAAGATCTTCAGGATCAGGCACTGCTAAAG GTGCCAGCAGCAGTAAGTCTTCTTTACCAGCTCCAGGATCCCAACAAGTGGCAGTTATCACTGAAA GTTTTGAAAGTTCTGCTTCAAAAGATGACTCGACTCTGATGGACATAACTCAGTCTCCCTCAGGATTCTCCTTAAAAG GTTTGGCTGGTATAACATCTGAACAGCAAACAGTAATTCTGAATGCATCCCCACAGAACAGTCCTGGAGAAGTGAAGTCTCCTACTGCTGCTG ATGTTGTTAGTGGGGACGATGAAGAGAAGAGCAAGAGTATGGATGGAAAACCGACTCCTGGAAATAGATCAG GTAACAATGGCCAAATCCAGTTATGGCAGTTTTTGTTGGAGTTATTAACAGACAAAAGCAGTCGTCACCTAATAATGTGGGTGGGAGAGAATGGTGAATTTAAACTTAATGATCCAGAACAAGTGGCTCAGCAATggggaagaaggaaaaacaaacctGCTATGAATTACGAGAAGCTGAGCAGAGCACTGAGATATTACTATGATGGTGACATGATACACAAAGTGCATGGAAAGAG GTTTGTGTACAAGTTTGTGTGTGACCTGAAAAACTTGTTGGGATACAGTGCAGGCGAACTTAGTAGACTTGTGTTGGAAGCGGAGGAAACAGCCAATGAACTGGAGCCTGGGACCAATGGTGGACATTAG
- the LOC140950580 gene encoding uncharacterized protein isoform X1, with product MASPNNRTTSVQLEIANIHDYLKGIVDFAQYHRRKALCQTLNTNKECQAIHTQFSRIFSQTMTASEALTIGHNSEHDVSSRVKVTSQLTWQRRTTSPAESMSSIDSAYMSSPPSPGLDNGFIDNVYDDLNEGFESMSSASGSPSSSVDYNQEFSAREVRLGSKKKSPKRAATSTVDESNPKPKKKRNRGPKPRIMYEGNGPMQLWQLILKLLVSPPSSELESGLVEWTREQKYGFRILQPKKLAELWGKVKKKPAMNFEKLARGLRYYYGKSMLEKVPGRENTYQFVWDISEILGYDPSDGIPAVAPSKSGLPVLGQSSGVTVPDPVDVPETTTVPDVLLAESLLDNNFPDLSIKNGVPVGPECFFQPVCPMPPTYSTPLPTPWYGGLPVLDSLFEDPRCGVPVPDPVFVPVSNQAIGFPVDFLTPQVVPSAQSDFTWFPETDVKSSFYEAL from the exons ATGGCGTCCCCAAATAATCGAACAACATCGGTTCAGCTAGAAATAGCTAAT ATTCATGACTACCTGAAAGGAATCGTGGACTTCGCTCAGTACCATCGACGTAAAGCATTATGCCAGACGCTAAATACTAACAAGGAGTGTCAAGCAATACACACTCAGTTCAGTAGAATATTTTCACAGACGATGACGGCAAGCGAAGCGTTAACCATTGGTCACAACTCAGAACACG aCGTCTCAAGTCGTGTTAAGGTTACATCTCAGTTGACTTGGCAAAGACGGACGACATCGCCGGCGGAATCAATGTCATCAATTGATTCGGCTTACATGTCTTCCCCGCCATCTCCAGGACTGGACAATGGCTTCATTGACAACGTCTATGATGACCTCAATG AAGGCTTTGAAAGCATGAGCAGTGCTTCAGGATCTCCAAGTTCCTCCGTGGACTATAATCAAGAGTTCTCCGCGAGAGAAGTTCGGCTTGGAAGCAAGAAAAAAAGCCCCAAAAGAG cagcAACAAGTACGGTGGATGAATCTAATCCCAAGCCAAAGAAGAAACGAAACCGAGGTCCCAAGCCCAGAATTATGTATGAAG gTAATGGTCCAATGCAGCTATGGCAGCTGATTCTTAAGCTTCTCGTATCACCTCCCAGTTCTGAGCTTGAATCAGGCCTTGTTGAATGGACAAGAGAGCAGAAATATGGCTTCAGAATTCTCCAGCCAAAAAAGCTGGCAGAGTTGTGGGGGAAAGTAAAAAAGAAGCCAGCCATGAACTTTGAGAAACTCGCTCGTGGCTTGCGATATTATTACGGCAAGTCAATGTTGGAGAAGGTTCCTGGTCGAGAAAATACCTACCAGTTTGTTTGGGACATTTCTGAAATCCTCGGTTACGATCCCTCTGATGGAATCCCCGCCGTTGCACCTTCGAAAAGTGGGCTACCTGTGCTTGGCCAGAGTAGTGGTGTGACTGTTCCAGACCCAGTCGATGTTCCCGAGACGACGACTGTTCCCGACGTTCTTTTAGCTGAATCTTTACTAGACAATAACTTCCCTGATTTAAGTATAAAGAATGGCGTTCCAGTTGGCCCAGAGTGTTTCTTTCAACCAGTGTGTCCGATGCCTCCAACATATAGCACTCCTCTTCCTACTCCATGGTATGGTGGGCTTCCTGTTCTCGACTCATTATTCGAGGATCCACGGTGTGGTGTTCCTGTTCCCGACCCAGTCTTCGTTCCTGTTTCCAATCAAGCGATTGGTTTTCCAGTCGATTTCCTAACCCCTCAAGTTGTCCCCAGTGCCCAATCAGATTTCACGTGGTTCCCTGAAACTGATGTCAAGAGTAGCTTCTATGAAGCGTTATAA
- the LOC140950580 gene encoding uncharacterized protein isoform X3, whose product MASPNNRTTSVQLEIANIHDYLKGIVDFAQYHRRKALCQTLNTNKECQAIHTQFSRIFSQTMTASEALTIGHNSEHDVSSRVKVTSQLTWQRRTTSPAESMSSIDSAYMSSPPSPGLDNGFIDNVYDDLNGFESMSSASGSPSSSVDYNQEFSAREVRLGSKKKSPKRAATSTVDESNPKPKKKRNRGPKPRIMYEGNGPMQLWQLILKLLVSPPSSELESGLVEWTREQKYGFRILQPKKLAELWGKVKKKPAMNFEKLARGLRYYYGKSMLEKVPGRENTYQFVWDISEILGYDPSDGIPAVAPSKSGLPVLGQSSGVTVPDPVDVPETTTVPDVLLAESLLDNNFPDLSIKNGVPVGPECFFQPVCPMPPTYSTPLPTPWYGGLPVLDSLFEDPRCGVPVPDPVFVPVSNQAIGFPVDFLTPQVVPSAQSDFTWFPETDVKSSFYEAL is encoded by the exons ATGGCGTCCCCAAATAATCGAACAACATCGGTTCAGCTAGAAATAGCTAAT ATTCATGACTACCTGAAAGGAATCGTGGACTTCGCTCAGTACCATCGACGTAAAGCATTATGCCAGACGCTAAATACTAACAAGGAGTGTCAAGCAATACACACTCAGTTCAGTAGAATATTTTCACAGACGATGACGGCAAGCGAAGCGTTAACCATTGGTCACAACTCAGAACACG aCGTCTCAAGTCGTGTTAAGGTTACATCTCAGTTGACTTGGCAAAGACGGACGACATCGCCGGCGGAATCAATGTCATCAATTGATTCGGCTTACATGTCTTCCCCGCCATCTCCAGGACTGGACAATGGCTTCATTGACAACGTCTATGATGACCTCAATG GCTTTGAAAGCATGAGCAGTGCTTCAGGATCTCCAAGTTCCTCCGTGGACTATAATCAAGAGTTCTCCGCGAGAGAAGTTCGGCTTGGAAGCAAGAAAAAAAGCCCCAAAAGAG cagcAACAAGTACGGTGGATGAATCTAATCCCAAGCCAAAGAAGAAACGAAACCGAGGTCCCAAGCCCAGAATTATGTATGAAG gTAATGGTCCAATGCAGCTATGGCAGCTGATTCTTAAGCTTCTCGTATCACCTCCCAGTTCTGAGCTTGAATCAGGCCTTGTTGAATGGACAAGAGAGCAGAAATATGGCTTCAGAATTCTCCAGCCAAAAAAGCTGGCAGAGTTGTGGGGGAAAGTAAAAAAGAAGCCAGCCATGAACTTTGAGAAACTCGCTCGTGGCTTGCGATATTATTACGGCAAGTCAATGTTGGAGAAGGTTCCTGGTCGAGAAAATACCTACCAGTTTGTTTGGGACATTTCTGAAATCCTCGGTTACGATCCCTCTGATGGAATCCCCGCCGTTGCACCTTCGAAAAGTGGGCTACCTGTGCTTGGCCAGAGTAGTGGTGTGACTGTTCCAGACCCAGTCGATGTTCCCGAGACGACGACTGTTCCCGACGTTCTTTTAGCTGAATCTTTACTAGACAATAACTTCCCTGATTTAAGTATAAAGAATGGCGTTCCAGTTGGCCCAGAGTGTTTCTTTCAACCAGTGTGTCCGATGCCTCCAACATATAGCACTCCTCTTCCTACTCCATGGTATGGTGGGCTTCCTGTTCTCGACTCATTATTCGAGGATCCACGGTGTGGTGTTCCTGTTCCCGACCCAGTCTTCGTTCCTGTTTCCAATCAAGCGATTGGTTTTCCAGTCGATTTCCTAACCCCTCAAGTTGTCCCCAGTGCCCAATCAGATTTCACGTGGTTCCCTGAAACTGATGTCAAGAGTAGCTTCTATGAAGCGTTATAA
- the LOC140950580 gene encoding uncharacterized protein isoform X4 has product MASPNNRTTSVQLEIANIHDYLKGIVDFAQYHRRKALCQTLNTNKECQAIHTQFSRIFSQTMTASEALTIGHNSEHDVSSRVKVTSQLTWQRRTTSPAESMSSIDSAYMSSPPSPGLDNGFIDNVYDDLNGFESMSSASGSPSSSVDYNQEFSAREVRLGSKKKSPKRATSTVDESNPKPKKKRNRGPKPRIMYEGNGPMQLWQLILKLLVSPPSSELESGLVEWTREQKYGFRILQPKKLAELWGKVKKKPAMNFEKLARGLRYYYGKSMLEKVPGRENTYQFVWDISEILGYDPSDGIPAVAPSKSGLPVLGQSSGVTVPDPVDVPETTTVPDVLLAESLLDNNFPDLSIKNGVPVGPECFFQPVCPMPPTYSTPLPTPWYGGLPVLDSLFEDPRCGVPVPDPVFVPVSNQAIGFPVDFLTPQVVPSAQSDFTWFPETDVKSSFYEAL; this is encoded by the exons ATGGCGTCCCCAAATAATCGAACAACATCGGTTCAGCTAGAAATAGCTAAT ATTCATGACTACCTGAAAGGAATCGTGGACTTCGCTCAGTACCATCGACGTAAAGCATTATGCCAGACGCTAAATACTAACAAGGAGTGTCAAGCAATACACACTCAGTTCAGTAGAATATTTTCACAGACGATGACGGCAAGCGAAGCGTTAACCATTGGTCACAACTCAGAACACG aCGTCTCAAGTCGTGTTAAGGTTACATCTCAGTTGACTTGGCAAAGACGGACGACATCGCCGGCGGAATCAATGTCATCAATTGATTCGGCTTACATGTCTTCCCCGCCATCTCCAGGACTGGACAATGGCTTCATTGACAACGTCTATGATGACCTCAATG GCTTTGAAAGCATGAGCAGTGCTTCAGGATCTCCAAGTTCCTCCGTGGACTATAATCAAGAGTTCTCCGCGAGAGAAGTTCGGCTTGGAAGCAAGAAAAAAAGCCCCAAAAGAG cAACAAGTACGGTGGATGAATCTAATCCCAAGCCAAAGAAGAAACGAAACCGAGGTCCCAAGCCCAGAATTATGTATGAAG gTAATGGTCCAATGCAGCTATGGCAGCTGATTCTTAAGCTTCTCGTATCACCTCCCAGTTCTGAGCTTGAATCAGGCCTTGTTGAATGGACAAGAGAGCAGAAATATGGCTTCAGAATTCTCCAGCCAAAAAAGCTGGCAGAGTTGTGGGGGAAAGTAAAAAAGAAGCCAGCCATGAACTTTGAGAAACTCGCTCGTGGCTTGCGATATTATTACGGCAAGTCAATGTTGGAGAAGGTTCCTGGTCGAGAAAATACCTACCAGTTTGTTTGGGACATTTCTGAAATCCTCGGTTACGATCCCTCTGATGGAATCCCCGCCGTTGCACCTTCGAAAAGTGGGCTACCTGTGCTTGGCCAGAGTAGTGGTGTGACTGTTCCAGACCCAGTCGATGTTCCCGAGACGACGACTGTTCCCGACGTTCTTTTAGCTGAATCTTTACTAGACAATAACTTCCCTGATTTAAGTATAAAGAATGGCGTTCCAGTTGGCCCAGAGTGTTTCTTTCAACCAGTGTGTCCGATGCCTCCAACATATAGCACTCCTCTTCCTACTCCATGGTATGGTGGGCTTCCTGTTCTCGACTCATTATTCGAGGATCCACGGTGTGGTGTTCCTGTTCCCGACCCAGTCTTCGTTCCTGTTTCCAATCAAGCGATTGGTTTTCCAGTCGATTTCCTAACCCCTCAAGTTGTCCCCAGTGCCCAATCAGATTTCACGTGGTTCCCTGAAACTGATGTCAAGAGTAGCTTCTATGAAGCGTTATAA